One Brevibacillus choshinensis genomic window carries:
- the leuS gene encoding leucine--tRNA ligase, protein MVFNHRNVEKKWQQYWEQNKTFKTSEDEGKKKFYALDMFPYPSGAGLHVGHPEGYTATDILSRMKRMQGYNVLHPMGWDAFGLPAEQYALDTGNDPAEFTEQNINNFRRQIKSLGFSYDWDREINTTDPHYYKWTQWIFTKLYEHGLAYIDEVAVNWCPALGTVLANEEVIDGKSERGGHPVERRPMKQWVLKITAYAERLLADLEELDWPESIKEMQRNWIGRSEGAEVTFSIEGHEEGFTVFTTRPDTLFGATYAVLAPEHKLVDLITVPAQREAVEAYLEQAKRKSDLERTDLAKEKTGVFTGAYAINPVNGERLPIWIADYVLISYGTGSIMAVPAHDERDYEFAKTFDLPIKEVIEGGDISKEAFAGDGPHINSGFLDGLNKEEAIRKMIEWLEENGKGNRKVTYRLRDWLFSRQRYWGEPIPIIHLEDGTMKVVPEEELPIILPKTKEIKPSGTGESPLANITDWINIVDPVTGQKARRETNTMPQWAGSCWYFLRFIDPHNEKALADPDKLKEWLPIDIYIGGAEHAVLHLLYSRFWHKFLYDIGVVPTKEPFQKLFNQGMILGENNEKMSKSKGNVVNPDDIVNSHGADTLRMYEMFMGPLDASIAWSTKGLDGARRFLDRVYRLFVNDSGELNEKIVDTTKAGSMERVYHQTVKKVTEDYEGLRFNTGISQLMVFVNEAYKADVLPKKYMEDFVKMLSPITPHIAEELWEKLGHSETLAYEAWPTYDESKLVEDEVEIVLQVNGKNKEKLLIASDSTKEQMEELALANEVIKELIDGKTIVKMIAVPGKLVNIVIR, encoded by the coding sequence ATGGTTTTTAATCATCGCAACGTCGAGAAGAAGTGGCAGCAATACTGGGAGCAAAACAAGACTTTCAAAACCTCCGAAGACGAAGGCAAAAAGAAGTTTTATGCGCTCGATATGTTTCCGTATCCATCTGGAGCAGGACTGCATGTAGGCCATCCAGAGGGCTATACGGCTACGGATATTTTGTCCCGTATGAAGAGAATGCAGGGCTACAATGTTTTGCACCCGATGGGCTGGGATGCCTTCGGATTGCCTGCTGAGCAGTACGCGCTCGATACAGGGAACGACCCTGCTGAATTTACCGAGCAAAACATCAACAACTTCCGCCGTCAGATCAAGTCCTTGGGCTTCTCCTATGACTGGGATCGCGAAATTAACACGACGGACCCGCACTACTATAAATGGACGCAATGGATTTTCACCAAGCTGTATGAGCACGGTTTGGCCTACATTGATGAAGTTGCAGTAAACTGGTGCCCGGCACTGGGTACGGTTTTGGCGAATGAAGAGGTCATCGATGGCAAAAGTGAGCGTGGAGGACATCCAGTCGAGCGCCGTCCGATGAAGCAATGGGTCCTGAAAATTACTGCTTACGCGGAGCGCCTGCTGGCTGACCTGGAAGAGCTGGACTGGCCGGAGAGCATCAAGGAAATGCAGCGCAACTGGATTGGCCGTTCCGAAGGGGCAGAGGTTACCTTTAGCATCGAAGGTCATGAGGAAGGCTTCACCGTCTTCACGACACGTCCTGACACCCTGTTTGGTGCGACCTACGCCGTATTGGCGCCAGAGCACAAGCTGGTAGACCTGATCACGGTCCCTGCTCAAAGAGAAGCCGTAGAGGCGTATCTGGAGCAAGCGAAGCGCAAGAGCGACCTGGAGCGTACAGACCTGGCAAAAGAAAAAACAGGGGTATTTACAGGAGCATACGCCATCAACCCAGTGAATGGCGAGCGTCTGCCGATCTGGATCGCCGATTACGTCCTGATCAGCTATGGTACGGGTTCCATCATGGCGGTGCCTGCACATGATGAGCGCGACTACGAATTCGCGAAAACATTTGATCTGCCAATCAAAGAGGTCATCGAAGGCGGAGACATTTCCAAAGAAGCGTTCGCCGGTGACGGCCCGCACATCAACTCCGGCTTCCTGGACGGACTGAACAAAGAAGAAGCGATCCGCAAGATGATCGAATGGCTGGAGGAGAACGGGAAAGGAAATCGCAAGGTAACCTACCGTCTGCGTGACTGGTTGTTCAGCCGTCAACGTTATTGGGGAGAGCCGATTCCAATCATCCACCTGGAAGACGGCACGATGAAAGTGGTTCCAGAAGAAGAGCTGCCGATTATTTTGCCAAAAACAAAAGAAATCAAGCCATCCGGGACAGGTGAATCCCCGCTGGCGAATATCACGGACTGGATTAACATCGTAGATCCGGTAACTGGCCAAAAAGCTCGCCGTGAGACAAACACAATGCCGCAATGGGCAGGCAGCTGCTGGTACTTCCTGCGCTTTATCGATCCGCACAACGAAAAAGCACTGGCCGATCCGGATAAATTGAAGGAATGGCTGCCGATTGACATTTACATCGGTGGTGCGGAGCATGCAGTACTGCACTTGCTGTACTCCCGCTTCTGGCACAAATTCCTGTACGACATCGGTGTCGTGCCTACCAAGGAACCGTTCCAAAAGCTGTTCAACCAGGGTATGATCTTGGGTGAGAACAACGAAAAAATGAGTAAGTCCAAAGGAAACGTCGTAAATCCGGATGACATCGTGAACAGCCATGGCGCAGATACCTTGCGTATGTATGAGATGTTCATGGGGCCGCTGGATGCTTCGATCGCTTGGTCTACAAAAGGCCTGGACGGTGCCCGCCGCTTCCTGGACCGCGTCTATCGCCTGTTTGTAAACGACAGCGGAGAGCTGAACGAGAAGATCGTCGATACGACCAAAGCAGGCAGTATGGAGCGCGTTTACCATCAAACGGTGAAGAAAGTGACAGAAGACTACGAAGGTCTGCGTTTCAACACAGGTATTTCCCAGCTGATGGTATTCGTAAATGAAGCATACAAAGCGGATGTACTGCCGAAGAAATACATGGAAGACTTCGTGAAAATGCTGTCCCCAATCACGCCTCATATCGCAGAAGAACTGTGGGAGAAGCTGGGACACAGCGAGACGCTGGCTTACGAGGCTTGGCCTACCTACGATGAATCCAAGCTGGTAGAGGATGAAGTGGAGATCGTGCTGCAAGTAAACGGCAAGAACAAGGAAAAGCTGCTGATCGCTTCCGATTCCACCAAAGAACAAATGGAAGAGCTGGCTTTGGCTAACGAAGTGATCAAAGAACTGATCGATGGAAAAACCATCGTGAAAATGATTGCGGTACCGGGCAAGCTCGTCAATATCGTCATTCGATAA